The Astyanax mexicanus isolate ESR-SI-001 chromosome 24, AstMex3_surface, whole genome shotgun sequence genome has a segment encoding these proteins:
- the zgc:77375 gene encoding haloacid dehalogenase-like hydrolase domain-containing 5 has product MKAWALVFRSAGSLLGRPARPGSSAVPRRGTAGSVSPASGKYEPSFGLLFDIDGVLVRGRTPIPAAKKAFQKLVDSKGQLVVPVVFVTNAGNCLRQKKADQLSHILGIPISQDQVMMSHSPLKMFRKFHEKCVLVSGQGPVLDIAKNVGFTNVVSIDMLRESFPLLDMVDHNRRPKLPSSPIVNLPKVEAVILFGEPIRWETNLQLIIDVLLTSGNLSNVYETSHSSHLPLLACNMDLMWMAEAQAPRFGHGTFMVCLENIYKKITGQDLKYEALMGKPSELTYHYAEYLIREQAAERGWNRPIRSLYAIGDNLMTDIYGANLYNRYLEERLARKSTKAVAQVVAATGAPTPVSQELDAESIWESELASPSATSCKSILVCTGVYNPHNEVPKDASQCIKETVFHGHRDFRFDPALVEPGNVVQDVDAAVELIFKIEKFSTAV; this is encoded by the exons ATGAAAGCCTGGGCTTTGGTTTTCAGGTCGGCGGGGAGCCTGCTTGGCCGGCCGGCCCGACCGGGGAGCAGCGCGGTGCCGCGGAGAGGGACAGCCGGCTCAGTCTCACCAGCCAGCGGCAAG TATGAGCCAAGCTTTGGGTTGCTGTTTGACATAGATGGGGTTTTGGTCCGTGGCAGGACCCCCATCCCAGCCGCCAAGAAAGCTTTTCAAAAGTTGGTGGACTCCAAAGGCCAGTTAGTTGTTCCTGTTGTTTTTGTCACAAACGCTGGGAACTGTCTTCGGCAGAAGAAAGCAGATCAGCTGTCTCATATACTGGGCATTCCT ATTTCCCAAGATCAAGTCATGATGTCTCACAGTCCtttaaaaatgttcagaaaatttCATGAGAAGTGTGTGCTGGTATCGGGACAGGGCCCAGTGCTGGACATAGCCAAAAA CGTGGGCTTTACCAATGTGGTCAGTATCGACATGCTGAGAGAATCTTTCCCATTGCTGGACATGGTGGATCATAACAGACGCCCCAAACTACCA TCCTCCCCTATTGTGAACCTGCCTAAGGTTGAAG CTGTGATTCTTTTTGGGGAGCCCATTCGATGGGAGACCAACCTGCAGCTGATAATCGATGTTTTACTGACCAGCGGGAATCTGAGTAATGTGTACGAAACCTCTCACTCCTCCCATCTGCCTCTACTGGCCTGTAACATGGACCTCATGTGGATGGCAGAAGCACAAGCTCCACG ATTCGGTCACGGCACATTCATGGTGTGTCTAGAGAACATCTATAAGAAAATCACAGGCCAGGATCTGAAGTACGAGGCTTTGATGGGAAAACCCAGTGAACTTACCTACCACTACGCAGAATATCTCATCCGAGAGCAGGCCGCCGAGAGGGGCTGGAAtaggccaatcagatccctctACGCTATTGG AGACAACCTAATGACGGACATCTACGGTGCCAACCTCTACAACCGCTACCTCGAGGAACGGCTGGCCAGGAAGAGCACCAAAGCTGTGGCACAAGTGGTAGCTGCTACCGGAGCGCCCACGCCAGTCAGCCAGGAATTGGACGCAGAGAGCATCTGGGAGAGCGAGCTGGCCTCCCCGTCAGCCACCTCCTGCAAGTCCATCCTGGTGTGCACAGGAGTGTACAACCCCCACAACGAGGTGCCTAAAGACGCGAGCCAGTGCATCAAGGAGACCGTGTTCCACGGGCACCGCGACTTCCGCTTCGACCCAGCGCTGGTGGAGCCCGGGAACGTTGTTCAGGATGTGGACGCTGCTGTCGAACTGATTTTTAAAATAGAGAAATTCTCAACTGCAGTTTAG
- the isy1 gene encoding pre-mRNA-splicing factor ISY1 homolog: MARNAEKAMTALARFRQAQLEEGKVKERRPFLASECNELPKAEKWRRQIISEISKKVAQIQNAGLGEFKIRDLNDEINKLLREKGHWEVRIKELGGPDYARVGPKMLDHEGKEVPGNRGYKYFGAAKDLPGVRELFEKEPAPPPRKTRAELMKDIDAEYYGYRDEDDGVLVPLEQEYEKQVIAEAIEKWKEEKEARLAGVGGTKEVEEEEEYIYAIKDDEHSDDEMREQMEGEDGAQTFIAHVPVPSQKEIEEALVRRKKMELLQKYASESLMAQSEEAKALLGL, encoded by the exons atg GCTCGAAATGCAGAAAAGGCCAT GACGGCCTTGGCCAGATTTCGTCAAGCACAACTTGAAGAAGGAAAAGTCAAG GAAAGACGACCATTTCTTGCCTCAGAATGTAATGAGCTTCCAAAAGCAGAGAAGTGGCGACGACAG ATCATCAGTGAAATTTCCAAGAAAGTAGCACAGATTCAAAATG CTGGTTTGGGTGAGTTTAAGATCCGTGATTTGAATGATGAAATCAACAAGCTTCTTCGAGAGAAAGGTCACTGGGAGGTTCGGATCAAGGAACTGGGAGGACCTGACTATGCg AGAGTAGGACCAAAGATGCTTGATCATGAGGGCAAAGAGGTGCCAGGAAACAGAGGTTACAAGTATTTTGGTGCTGCAAAAGACCTTCCTGGAGTAAGAGAGCTGTTTGAAAAAGAAC CTGCTCCACCCCCCAGAAAAACACGGGCAGAGCTGATGAAGGACATCGATGCTGAGTATTACGGCTACCGAGACGAAGACGATGGGGTTTTAGTGCCCTTGGAGCAGGAATATGAGAAACAAG TGATAGCGGAAGCAATTGAGAAATGGAAGGAAGAAAAAGAGGCACGATTAGCCGGGGTTGGAGGAACCaaagaggtggaggaggaggaagaatacATCTATGCCATCAAAGATGATGAG CACTCTGATGATGAGATGAGAGAACAGATGGAGGGTGAAGACGGAGCACAGACATTTATCGCACATGTCCCTGTGCCATCACAGAAAGAG ATTGAAGAAGCCTTGGTCAGAAGAAAGAAGATGGAGCTGTTGCAGAAGTACGCCAGCGAGAGCCTGATGGCACAGAGTGAAGAGGCGAAGGCACTGCTGGGCTTGTAG
- the LOC111195380 gene encoding uncharacterized protein LOC111195380 encodes MMSTTTFEENSDFQDSEENLRDLAQHASILSENKPNPEDLLSISSEHPSPVKDVQPTSDTKDTKVMELITGQSLIKSGILAHLQLASPLESVTELVEVEEACDLQISEEPIATKEIFPTTTVCYMSLTTEGLGHALEGAAIFGKVMESNTQPDLGHPESPMTEACSSVHEIPVGSWLQEDSSKISVIECQQVDQCPPAVGGFQKEAAWHQLTTSCANSGVLEVTKHSSVPPLEDLITPQEVQMCHQTCVKGEDTVGDELRFDRKPNSERFRGHIREKEDTATNVANQTLIEVLTACEAKVEQYEQLRSSSFDLSAQLRSAQLMADSLHQRMLSLEHEHSLKDKKLQELTTILEKTSETLQARNWEMATITNELQQLHLQVEAQKNVPDAARTITANGLATPDPQLQLSRSSKICTLL; translated from the exons ATGATGTCAACTACAACATTTGAAGAAAATTCTGATTTTCAAGACAGTGAAGAAAACCTACGAGATCTGGCACAACATGCAAgcatcctttcagaaaataagcCCAACCCTGAGGACTTACTCAGCATTAGCTCTGAACATCCTTCTCCAGTGAAGGATGTTCAGCCTACTAGCGACACCAAAGACACTAAAGTGATGGAACTTATTACCGGTCAGTCTTTGATCAAGTCTGGGATCTTGGCCCATCTACAGCTTGCATCACCTCTCGAGTCTGTAACAGAATTGGTGGAGGTAGAAGAGGCATGTGACTTACAAATTTCAGAAGAACCAATTGCAACCAAAGAGATCTTTCCAACCACAACCGTATGTTACATGTCATTAACCACAGAGGGACTGGGACATGCCTTGGAAGGGGCAGCCAtctttggaaaagtcatggagtcAAACACTCAACCTGATTTAGGACATCCAGAGAGCCCAATGACAGAAGCTTGTAGCTCCGTCCATGAAATTCCAGTTGGGTCGTGGCTTCAAGAAGATTCCTCGAAGATTTCAGTCATCGAATGTCAACAGGTGGACCAGTGCCCTCCTGCTGTGGGTGGTTTTCAGAAGGAAGCAGCATGGCACCAGTTGACAACTTCTTGTGCTAATTCTGGAGTTTTAGAGGTGACCAAACATTCCTCTGTCCCACCTCTTGAAGACCTTATTACCCCCCAAGAAGTACAAATGTGTCACCAAACTTGTGTAAAAGGTGAAGATACGGTTGGTGATGAATTAAGGTTTGACAGAAAGCCAAACTCAGAGAGGTTTCGAGGTCACATCCGTGAAAAGGAAGACACTGCAACCAATGTGGCTAACCAGACGCTAATTGAAGTTCTCACAGCGTGTGAAGCTAAAGTGGAGCAGTATGAACAGCTCAGATCATCTTCCTTTGACCTGTCTGCTCAG CTGCGTTCTGCCCAGCTTATGGCTGATAGTCTGCATCAGAGAATGCTCAGCCTTGAGCACGAACACAGTCTGAAAGACAAGAAACTACAGGAGCTAACAACTATTCTGGAGAAGACCAGTGAAACACTGCAAGCAAGGAACTGGGAAATGGCTACAATCACTAATGAGCTCCAGCAGCTTCACTTACAGGTGGAGGCACAGAAGAATGTGCCCGATGCTGCCAGAACAATAACAGCTAACGGACTCGCCACTCCTGACCCACAACTACAGCTGAGCAGGAGCTCTAAAATATGTACACTGTTGTGA